In Acidobacteriota bacterium, the following proteins share a genomic window:
- a CDS encoding response regulator transcription factor, translating to MARIRVLLADDHAILREGLRALLSLADDIEIVGEACDGREAIELTAKLRPDIVVMDVAMPGLGGLEATLEIRKAQPDVRILVLTQYEDREYIQRFLKAGVAGYLLKKSAGAELAASIRAAARGGLVLDPEVARLALAEPGQPSGAAGASPYDTLTDREKQVLKLVAEGHSNKEVAELLGISVKTAMSHREHVMTKLNLHSRTELIKFALREGVIRIS from the coding sequence ATGGCTAGGATTCGCGTGCTGCTCGCCGACGACCACGCCATTCTGCGTGAGGGGCTGCGCGCGCTGCTGTCGCTCGCAGACGACATCGAGATCGTGGGCGAGGCCTGCGACGGGCGGGAGGCCATCGAGCTCACCGCGAAGCTGCGTCCGGACATCGTCGTCATGGACGTGGCCATGCCCGGACTCGGCGGGCTCGAAGCCACGCTCGAGATCCGCAAGGCGCAGCCCGACGTGCGCATCCTGGTGCTGACGCAGTACGAGGATCGTGAGTACATCCAGCGCTTCCTCAAGGCCGGCGTCGCCGGGTACCTGCTGAAGAAGTCGGCGGGCGCCGAGCTGGCGGCGTCAATCCGCGCGGCGGCGCGAGGCGGGCTGGTGCTCGACCCGGAGGTGGCCAGGCTGGCGCTCGCCGAGCCCGGCCAACCCTCGGGCGCCGCGGGCGCGAGCCCGTACGACACGCTCACCGATCGCGAGAAGCAGGTGCTGAAGCTCGTCGCCGAGGGCCACAGCAACAAGGAGGTCGCCGAGCTGCTCGGCATCTCGGTGAAGACCGCGATGTCGCACCGTGAGCACGTGATGACCAAGCTCAACCTCCACAGCCGCACCGAGCTGATCAAGTTCGCGTTGCGCGAAGGGGTCATCCGCATCTCGTGA
- a CDS encoding NAD-dependent deacylase, whose protein sequence is MDPSPPSTGTVSPAALARVANAIARATRVTVLTGAGVSAASGVPTFRGPDGLWRAHRPEQLATPEAFARDPRLVWEWYEWRRQRIARCRPNRAHEVLAGWSRRLQGFTLVTQNVDGLHELAGTGHTVRFHGSIWELRCAVPCTRGRSPWRDETVPLPRLPPACPHCGGDARPAVVWFGELIDEHVLEASIAAAACDVFLVVGTSAVVYPAAALVPTAAAHGALTVEVNPEATAASSIVDVVLAEAADLVLPQVDALLNAG, encoded by the coding sequence ATGGACCCGTCGCCGCCGTCGACCGGCACCGTTTCCCCCGCGGCCCTCGCCCGCGTCGCCAACGCGATCGCCCGGGCCACCCGTGTCACCGTGCTCACGGGCGCCGGCGTCTCGGCCGCGAGCGGCGTGCCGACCTTCCGCGGCCCCGACGGGTTGTGGCGGGCGCATCGCCCGGAACAGCTCGCCACACCCGAGGCGTTCGCCCGCGATCCGCGTCTGGTGTGGGAGTGGTACGAGTGGCGCCGACAGCGTATCGCCCGCTGCCGTCCGAACCGCGCGCACGAGGTGCTGGCCGGATGGAGCCGCCGTCTCCAGGGCTTCACGCTCGTCACCCAGAACGTCGACGGCCTCCACGAGCTCGCGGGCACTGGCCACACCGTCCGCTTCCACGGATCGATCTGGGAGCTGCGGTGCGCCGTCCCGTGCACGCGCGGCCGGTCTCCCTGGCGCGACGAGACCGTGCCGCTCCCCAGGCTGCCCCCGGCATGCCCCCACTGCGGCGGTGACGCCCGGCCCGCCGTCGTGTGGTTCGGTGAGCTGATTGACGAGCACGTGCTCGAGGCGTCGATCGCCGCGGCAGCCTGCGACGTGTTCCTGGTGGTGGGCACGTCGGCGGTCGTCTACCCGGCGGCCGCGCTCGTGCCGACCGCGGCGGCACACGGGGCCCTCACCGTCGAAGTCAACCCCGAGGCGACCGCGGCCTCGAGCATCGTCGACGTGGTGCTTGCCGAGGCCGCAGATCTCGTCCTCCCGCAGGTCGACGCGCTCCTGAACGCGGGCTGA
- a CDS encoding c-type cytochrome, giving the protein MNYPIWDIPGGGLLIAGVAILHVFIAHFAVGGGLFLVVTERKARRDGDAALLAYARRHSRFFVLLTLVLGAITGVGIWFTIGLVHPQGTSALITVFVWAWAIEWTFFAAEIAAALVYYYGWDRLSPRTHMRVGWFYFWNAWLSLVVINGILSFMLTPGDWLTTRSVWDGFLNPTYWPSLVARTAAAAGIAGLYALFTASWMADRELKARLARYAGLGWVLPAVVIIPLSLGWYFAAAAGAGVPVRELYGAATADLGGYWTAIVSGSATGYPLARYATLAMVLASVTCLAVTAVIVFLRPDRYGRLATSVLLAGGFVLLGGSEWVREAIRKPWVIGQYMFVNAVRLPPPDGIAAGIPVDDRFTVDAVNRTGVLVAANWVRLPEADSTSAFDHQMAEGREIFRLQCWSCHTFDGHQAIRPLVTGRTVAALDGMLARLAQPVDAEGQATGWDAPGLRLVTWRGRHMTPFVGTDTERRALAMYLAGLGGLDEAAMGGPSAGAGGAAVFDEHCAMCHGPDSAWPAAGFPSRSVADLHDLLGRLDEVNEMMAPFAGSEAERRGLAEFLAGGAVTEPAEPGATLFDEHCAMCHGPDGAWPLADRPARSAAELYDLLGRLAEVNEMMPPFEGSDDERRALAEYLAETVGRTAPEAVR; this is encoded by the coding sequence ATGAACTACCCAATCTGGGATATCCCGGGGGGCGGCCTGCTCATCGCCGGCGTCGCCATCCTCCACGTCTTCATCGCCCACTTCGCCGTCGGCGGCGGCCTGTTCCTCGTCGTCACCGAGCGAAAGGCGCGGCGGGACGGCGATGCGGCGCTGCTCGCCTACGCGCGCCGCCACAGCCGCTTCTTCGTGCTGCTGACGCTCGTGCTCGGCGCGATCACCGGTGTCGGGATCTGGTTCACCATCGGCCTCGTCCACCCGCAGGGCACCTCCGCGCTGATCACGGTGTTCGTGTGGGCCTGGGCCATCGAGTGGACGTTCTTCGCCGCGGAGATCGCGGCGGCGCTGGTCTACTACTACGGGTGGGACCGGCTCAGTCCGCGCACCCACATGCGGGTCGGGTGGTTCTACTTCTGGAACGCCTGGCTCAGTCTGGTCGTGATCAACGGCATCCTGAGCTTCATGCTGACCCCGGGCGACTGGCTGACGACCCGGAGCGTGTGGGACGGCTTCCTCAACCCGACCTACTGGCCGTCGCTCGTGGCCCGGACGGCCGCCGCCGCCGGGATCGCCGGGCTCTACGCCCTCTTCACGGCCTCGTGGATGGCCGACCGCGAGCTCAAGGCCCGCCTTGCCCGCTACGCCGGCCTCGGCTGGGTGCTGCCGGCTGTGGTGATCATCCCGCTCTCGCTCGGCTGGTACTTCGCGGCAGCGGCGGGCGCGGGCGTGCCGGTGCGCGAGCTCTACGGCGCCGCCACGGCAGACCTCGGCGGCTACTGGACCGCGATCGTCTCGGGCAGCGCCACGGGGTACCCGCTTGCGCGCTACGCGACGCTCGCGATGGTGCTCGCCTCCGTCACCTGCCTCGCCGTCACCGCCGTCATCGTCTTTCTCCGACCCGATCGCTACGGGCGTCTTGCGACGTCGGTCCTGCTCGCCGGCGGCTTCGTGCTGCTCGGGGGCTCGGAGTGGGTGCGCGAGGCCATCCGCAAGCCGTGGGTGATTGGGCAGTACATGTTCGTCAACGCCGTGCGGCTGCCGCCACCAGACGGGATCGCGGCGGGCATCCCGGTCGACGACCGCTTCACCGTTGACGCCGTCAACCGCACGGGCGTGCTCGTCGCGGCCAACTGGGTGCGGCTGCCGGAGGCGGACTCGACGTCGGCCTTCGACCACCAGATGGCCGAAGGACGCGAGATCTTCAGGCTGCAGTGCTGGAGCTGCCACACGTTCGATGGACACCAGGCCATCCGCCCGCTCGTGACGGGCCGGACCGTGGCCGCCCTCGACGGCATGCTGGCGCGGTTGGCGCAGCCCGTCGATGCCGAGGGGCAAGCCACCGGGTGGGACGCGCCGGGGCTGCGCCTTGTGACATGGCGAGGCCGGCACATGACCCCGTTTGTGGGCACCGACACCGAGCGGCGCGCGCTCGCCATGTATCTGGCCGGCCTCGGTGGGCTCGACGAGGCGGCCATGGGAGGGCCATCGGCTGGCGCGGGCGGCGCGGCGGTCTTCGACGAACACTGCGCGATGTGCCATGGCCCCGACAGCGCCTGGCCCGCCGCAGGCTTCCCCTCACGCTCGGTCGCCGACCTCCACGACCTCCTCGGCCGGCTCGACGAGGTCAACGAGATGATGGCGCCCTTCGCGGGGTCGGAGGCCGAGCGCCGTGGACTCGCCGAGTTCCTCGCCGGTGGGGCCGTGACCGAACCGGCCGAGCCCGGCGCCACGCTCTTCGACGAGCACTGCGCGATGTGTCATGGCCCCGATGGAGCCTGGCCGCTCGCCGACCGCCCGGCGCGCTCGGCTGCCGAGTTGTACGACCTGCTCGGGAGGCTCGCCGAGGTCAACGAGATGATGCCGCCGTTTGAGGGCTCCGACGACGAGCGCCGGGCCCTTGCCGAGTACCTCGCCGAGACCGTCGGCCGCACGGCGCCGGAGGCCGTCCGATGA
- a CDS encoding HAMP domain-containing protein, giving the protein MSAGTSPQPAGRRGIERRVITLVLTGMVATVGLLGAVASREYRLLEAEVRQSRLAVATGAASHLDELLSGLMGELQGLSGSPQIVDMLDGNAAPSDAPLRDLYLRSGVLDGAFLADASGRVVASAPAGHTDDCDPGAIRQALATGRPVVTGLRLVEGRPTTLCALVPLRSRPGTFRGVAGAVLAPGTRRFGRLVAPIVSPAMSPLHLVDLDERVITSTDGLPVGTVLVHRGAESGAEVRLSVAPWHVVAMRPSLASAADEGWRPRTLAWLLPALLVLALVFAWGAARSVRRPLLVLTGEADRLAAGELERAIPPLGDDEVGRLGAAFEQMRVALKRSLDDIAAANDALEARVADRTRELAQLYEELQEREQARLALLRKVISAQEDERKRLARELHDETCQTLAALGVRLDVALSAVGDGPARRAIDEARALASRSLDEVRRMMYDLRPAVLDDLGLVPAITWYAERTLASRGIEVRVEAEIGHELPKEVETPLFRVVQEVLTNVARHARAEHVLVQLTDEDDRLRIEVEDDGVGFDPGTVAPARGGGRGWGLMGIRERVDLVGGRLEINSSPGSGAHVVIEVPLPQGDRHG; this is encoded by the coding sequence GTGAGCGCCGGGACGTCGCCACAGCCCGCTGGGCGGCGGGGCATCGAGCGACGGGTCATCACGCTCGTGCTGACCGGCATGGTCGCCACGGTCGGTCTGCTCGGCGCCGTCGCGTCCCGCGAGTACCGGCTCCTCGAAGCCGAGGTGCGTCAGAGCCGGCTGGCCGTGGCCACGGGCGCGGCGAGCCACCTCGATGAGCTGCTCTCCGGGCTGATGGGAGAGCTCCAGGGGTTGTCGGGCTCCCCGCAGATTGTCGACATGCTCGACGGGAACGCCGCGCCGAGCGATGCGCCACTACGCGATCTCTACCTGCGGTCGGGTGTGCTCGACGGCGCGTTCCTCGCCGACGCGTCGGGCCGGGTCGTCGCCTCGGCGCCGGCGGGACACACCGACGACTGCGACCCCGGGGCCATCCGGCAGGCGCTGGCGACCGGGCGGCCGGTGGTCACCGGATTACGTCTCGTCGAGGGCCGGCCGACGACGCTCTGCGCCCTGGTCCCGCTGCGCAGCCGCCCGGGGACGTTCCGGGGCGTCGCTGGCGCCGTCCTCGCCCCGGGCACCCGCCGGTTCGGGCGGCTCGTCGCGCCAATCGTGTCGCCGGCGATGTCGCCGCTCCACCTCGTCGATCTCGACGAGCGGGTCATCACGTCGACCGACGGGTTGCCGGTCGGCACGGTGCTGGTGCACCGCGGTGCCGAGAGCGGAGCGGAGGTCCGCCTCTCGGTGGCGCCCTGGCACGTCGTCGCGATGCGCCCCAGCCTGGCGAGCGCCGCCGACGAAGGCTGGCGGCCCCGAACGCTCGCCTGGCTGCTGCCCGCGCTCCTCGTGCTGGCGCTGGTCTTCGCGTGGGGCGCCGCGCGCAGCGTCCGGCGGCCGTTGCTGGTCCTGACCGGCGAAGCCGATCGCCTCGCGGCGGGTGAGCTCGAGCGCGCCATCCCGCCGCTCGGCGATGATGAGGTCGGACGACTCGGGGCGGCCTTCGAACAGATGCGCGTCGCCCTCAAGCGGTCGCTCGACGACATCGCCGCGGCCAACGACGCGCTCGAGGCGCGGGTCGCCGATCGCACCCGCGAGCTGGCACAGTTGTACGAGGAACTGCAGGAACGCGAGCAGGCCCGGCTCGCGCTGCTGCGCAAGGTCATCTCCGCGCAGGAGGACGAGCGCAAGCGCCTCGCCCGGGAGCTGCACGACGAGACGTGCCAGACGCTCGCCGCCCTGGGAGTCCGGCTCGACGTCGCGCTCTCGGCGGTCGGCGACGGGCCGGCCCGCCGCGCCATCGACGAGGCGCGGGCCCTCGCCTCGCGCAGTCTCGACGAAGTCCGGCGCATGATGTACGACCTGCGGCCGGCGGTGCTCGACGACCTCGGCCTCGTCCCGGCCATCACCTGGTACGCCGAGCGCACGCTCGCCTCGCGGGGCATCGAGGTACGGGTGGAGGCCGAAATCGGCCACGAGCTGCCGAAGGAGGTCGAGACGCCGCTCTTCCGCGTCGTGCAGGAGGTGCTGACCAACGTCGCGCGTCACGCGCGGGCGGAGCACGTGCTCGTGCAGTTGACCGACGAGGACGATCGCCTGCGCATCGAGGTCGAGGACGACGGCGTCGGGTTCGATCCCGGCACGGTCGCACCCGCACGCGGCGGGGGCCGCGGGTGGGGGTTGATGGGCATCCGCGAACGGGTGGATCTCGTGGGAGGCCGTCTGGAGATCAACTCGTCGCCCGGCAGCGGGGCCCACGTGGTGATCGAGGTGCCGCTGCCCCAGGGAGACCGCCATGGCTAG